TCTCGTCGAGCCGCATCCGTCGCAGCAGCCCGCCGACCGGCGTGAGACGCGGGTCGTCCGGCTGCGCCAGCACCTCGCCGCTCTCGCGCTCGGCGTCTTCGCGCATCGTCCGCAGCTTGAAGAGCTCGAACGGGCGCATCGCCTGTCCGACGCGGCGCTGTCGATAGAGCACAGGCCCCGGAGAGGTCCAGCGCACCGCCAGCATGCAGAGGCCGAGCAGCGGGCTGGCGAGCAGCAGCAGCACGCCCCCCGCGAGCAGGTCGAACGCCCGCTTGACCGGCTGGCGTGCCGGCCATTCGCGGTCGCGCACCACCTCGATCAGCGGCAGGTCGTGGACCCAGCGGTAGCGCATCCGTCCGATCAGGCTCTCGAACGGTCCGGGCAGGAGGAGAATCGAGGTTTGCGGTGGGCGCAACGAGGCCAACCGGCCGAACCACTCGGTTCGCCACTCGAGCGGGTCGGCGGCGAAGATCAGGTCGTCGAGCTCACCGCGCGAGAGCATCGCGCCGAGCGCCTCGATCGACCCGAGGTCGGGTCCGAGCTCGACGGCCCGTTCATCCCGCGACGGCCCCCGGTCGACCGCCTCCCCCGGAGCGGCGACGTGCCCGACCACCCGCAGCCCATGCCAGTGGTGGCGATCGATCGCCTCGGCGAGCTCTCGCGCCGCGCGACCGCAGCCGACGATGGCCACACGACGCAGCTCGAGATGCGGCGTGCGCTGCATCAACCAACGCCAACCGTAGAGCGCCACCCCGGCGAGGCCGAGCTCGAGCAGGAGGACCGAGCGCGGGAACACTGCCCCGCCGAGGAAGAACAGGGTCGACAGCCCGAGCGCCTGCAGGAGCGCCGCCAATCCGAGACGGCGGGCGAGCTCGAGACGCGGCAGCGGGCGCGGCGGATCGTAGAAGCCGACCAGATAGAGCGCCAGCGTCTGCGCCGCGAGCGCCAGGGGCCAGATCATCGCGAGGAGCGCGAGGCGTTCGGGCGGCAGCGTCAATCCCGATCCGGGCAAGGGGAAGCGGATCCGGAGCCAGAACGCCGCCACCAGCGCGACGGCGCCGAGCGTCAGGTCTCCGGCGAGCACGAGTGGGCGCCAGGAGCGATGACCGTGCGGCTTGCCCATGGATGAGGCTCACTCTATCGGAGTGCCCCGGCGTCCGCCTCGCGCGGGGCGCGTGGACGGAGCCACCGCGGCGTTCGCGCTTGGAGGCCTTCGCCGCGTTTGTTACGCTCCGCGCGGCGCGGCAGCCACGGGAACGACCCCCTCCGCTCGCCCGCCCGAGCCTCATCGTGAAGGTCACCGACCACCTCGCCCGCGCCACCGAGCCGCTGCTCAGCTTCGAGATCATTCCGCCGCTGCGCGGCGGCAATGTGCAGAGTCTGCTCGCGCTGATCGACGACCTGCAGCCGTACCGGCCGCCGTTCATCGACATCACCAGCCATGCGGCGGAGGTCTTCTACGAGGAGACGCCGGCCGGGCTGCAGCGGCGCGTCAAGCGCAAGCGGCCGGGCACGCTCGGTGTCTGCGCACTGATTCAGAACAAGTACGGCATCGACGCGGTGCCGCACGTGCTCTGCCAGGGGTTCACGCGCGAAGAGACCGAGGACTTCCTCATCGAGCTGCACTATCTCGGCATCGACAACGTGCTCGCCGTGCGCGGCGACGAGAGCGGCTACCAGAAACCGCTCCAGCACGGCCGCAGCGTGAACCGCTACGCCGTCGACCTGGTCTCGCAGATCGCCGGGATGAACCGCGGCAAGTACCTCGCCG
This genomic window from Holophagales bacterium contains:
- a CDS encoding sugar transferase; this encodes MGKPHGHRSWRPLVLAGDLTLGAVALVAAFWLRIRFPLPGSGLTLPPERLALLAMIWPLALAAQTLALYLVGFYDPPRPLPRLELARRLGLAALLQALGLSTLFFLGGAVFPRSVLLLELGLAGVALYGWRWLMQRTPHLELRRVAIVGCGRAARELAEAIDRHHWHGLRVVGHVAAPGEAVDRGPSRDERAVELGPDLGSIEALGAMLSRGELDDLIFAADPLEWRTEWFGRLASLRPPQTSILLLPGPFESLIGRMRYRWVHDLPLIEVVRDREWPARQPVKRAFDLLAGGVLLLLASPLLGLCMLAVRWTSPGPVLYRQRRVGQAMRPFELFKLRTMREDAERESGEVLAQPDDPRLTPVGGLLRRMRLDEIPQLVNVLRGEMSLVGPRPERPGFVERYLAEVPGYVERFTVLPGLTGLAQVNGDYHSSAGNKLRYDLAYIANWSLWLDLSVLFRTAKTVLTSRGV
- a CDS encoding methylenetetrahydrofolate reductase, whose amino-acid sequence is MKVTDHLARATEPLLSFEIIPPLRGGNVQSLLALIDDLQPYRPPFIDITSHAAEVFYEETPAGLQRRVKRKRPGTLGVCALIQNKYGIDAVPHVLCQGFTREETEDFLIELHYLGIDNVLAVRGDESGYQKPLQHGRSVNRYAVDLVSQIAGMNRGKYLAEDLLDAHPTSFCVGVGGYPEKHFEAPNLKADVRFTKAKVDAGAEYIVTQMFFDNRHYFRFVDECRAAGVSVPIIPGLKVLTNKAQLSNIPRNFFVEIPSDLADEVHAASPERVLDIGAEWTVRQAEELLARGVPSVHFYIMQSSAAIKKVMARLPLGPRG